One window from the genome of Cryptomeria japonica chromosome 6, Sugi_1.0, whole genome shotgun sequence encodes:
- the LOC131072231 gene encoding early nodulin-like protein 9 → MASYSSCMAAACLVAVLINGAMARQFTVGGSAGWVPPASATMSYNDWAGKNRFLIGDTLVFKYNPSEDAVVRVSAEDYNSCSTSNPISSFKDGNTVFQFPAHGPFYFISGNSSNCNNGEKLIVLVLAPRNNTAHFSHSPSPAPSTTAAATPSPAPTTAATTPSPAPTSTAATPSPAPTTNVATPSPAPTTVATPSPAPTTTTASPSPAPTTVVSPAPAPTTVVAPSPAPTTIATPVTSPMVAPSMSPANSEPLNTSPSPSPMVNPGGATPSASATGPAVSYLVYAAVTLVTVVLSGTPTLCN, encoded by the exons ATGGCATCGTATTCTTCTTGCATGGCAGCAGCATGTTTGGTGGCGGTGCTCATTAATGGGGCGATGGCTCGGCAGTTCACGGTGGGCGGCAGCGCTGGCTGGGTTCCGCCCGCTTCTGCCACCATGTCTTACAATGACTGGGCCGGGAAGAACCGCTTCCTTATCGGCGATACCCTCG TGTTTAAGTACAATCCGAGCGAGGATGCGGTGGTGCGAGTGAGTGCAGAGGACTACAACAGTTGCAGCACCTCCAATCCCATTTCATCTTTCAAAGATGGCAACACGGTCTTCCAATTCCCTGCCCACGGTCCTTTCTACTTCATCAGCGGCAACTCTTCCAACTGCAACAACGGTGAAAAGCTCATCGTCCTTGTCCTCGCACCTCGCAACAACACCGCCCATTTTTCCCATTCTCCTTCCCCTGCCCCCTCCACCACCGCCGCCGCCACACCCTCCCCTGCCCCCACCACCGCCGCCACCACTCCTTCACCTGCGCCCACCAGCACCGCCGCCACTCCTTCACCTGCGCCCACCACCAACGTTGCGACTCCATCCCCTGCGCCCACCACCGTTGCCACTCCTTCACCTGCGCCGACCACCACCACCGCCTCTCCATCCCCTGCCCCCACCACCGTAGTGTCTCCCGCACCAGCGCCGACCACCGTAGTGGCTCCGTCCCCTGCGCCCACAACCATTGCGACTCCCGTGACTTCACCTATGGTTGCTCCGAGCATGAGCCCTGCTAATTCGGAGCCCCTCAATACTTCGCCAAGTCCATCTCCCATGGTAAATCCGGGCGGAGCGACCCCTTCTGCCTCCGCGACCGGCCCTGCCGTTTCGTACTTGGTCTATGCTGCGGTCACCCTTGTGACCGTGGTCTTGTCGGGAACCCCTACACTTTGCAATTAA